From the Gymnogyps californianus isolate 813 chromosome 2, ASM1813914v2, whole genome shotgun sequence genome, one window contains:
- the LOC127013203 gene encoding cryptochrome DASH-like translates to MSGPARTAICLLRCDLRAHDNQVLHWAQNNADFIIPLYCFDPRHYLGTHCYGFPKTGPHRLRFLLESVKDLRETLKKKGSTLVVRKGKPEDVVRDLINQLGSVSAVAFHEEATQEELDVEKALCQVCGQHRVKIHTFWASTLYHRDDLPFRPVARLPDVYTHFRKAVESEAKVRPTLRMADQLKPLAPGVEEGCIPTMEDLGQKDPVTDPRTAFPCSGGETQALMRLQYYFWDTNLVASYKETWNGLVGMDYSTKFAPWLALGCISPRYIYEQIQKYEKERTANQSTYWVLFELLWRDYFRFVALKYGRRIFSLKGLQSKEVPWKKDLQLFDCWKEGRTGVPFVDANMRELAATGFMSNRGRQNVASFLTKDLGLDWRMGAEWFEYLLVDYDVCSNYGNWLYIAGIGNDPRDNRKFNMIKQGLDYDGSGDYVRLWVPELQGIKGADIHTPWALNSAALSQAGVTLGETYPQPVVTAPEWSRYINQRPQGRSPHPRGRRGPAHAPMQHKDRGIDFYFSRKKDIS, encoded by the exons ATGTCGGGGCCGGCGAGGACAGCCATCTGCCTGCTGCGCTGCGACCTCCGCGCCCATGATAACCAG GTGCTCCACTGGGCTCAGAATAATGCAGATTTCATTATTCCCCTCTACTGCTTCGACCCGCGGCACTACCTGGGCACCCACTGCTACGGCTTCCCGAAGACAGGGCCCCATCGGCTCAGGTTTTTGCTGGAAAGCGTGAAGGATCTAAGGGAAACGctcaagaaaaaaggaag CACCCTGGTTGTGAGGAAGGGGAAGCCGGAAGATGTGGTCCGTGATCTGATTAATCAGTTGGGCTCTGTCAGTGCTGTGGCTTTCCATGAAGAG GCCACGCAGGAGGAGCTGGATGTGGAGAAGGCGCTGTGCCAGGTGTGTGGTCAGCACAGGGTGAAGATTCACACATTCTGGGCATCCACGCTGTATCATCGGGACGACCTTCCCTTCAGGCCTGTTGCCAG GTTGCCCGATGTCTACACCCATTTCCGAAAAGCGGTGGAATCTGAGGCAAAGGTCCGGCCAACCCTGCGGATGGCAGATCAGCTAAAGCCTCTGGCTCCAGGGGTGGAAGAAGGGTGTATCCCTACAATGGAGGATTTGGGACAGAAGG ATCCTGTGACTGATCCACGAACAGCCTTCCCCTGCAGTGGAGGAGAGACCCAGGCTTTAATGAGACTGCAGTATTATTTTTGGGACACG AACCTGGTTGCATCTTACAAGGAGACTTGGAATGGACTGGTGGGAATGGATTACTCAACTAAATTTGCACcatg gCTGGCGCTGGGCTGCATTTCACCTCGATACATCTATGAGCAGATCCAGAAGTATGAAAAAGAGAGAACGGCAAATCAGAGCACATACTG GGTCCTGTTTGAACTGCTGTGGCGGGATTACTTTCGATTTGTGGCCCTGAAGTATGGCAGAAGGATTTTCTCATTAAAAG GGCTTCAAAGTAAAGAGGTCCCCTGGAAAAAGGACCTTCAGCTCTTTGACTGTTGGAAAG AGGGCAGAACAGGAGTTCCTTTTGTCGATGCCAACATGCGAGAGCTGGCTGCGACGGGCTTCATGTCTAACAGAGGGCGGCAGAATGTCGCCAGCTTTCTCACCAAGGACCTGGGTCTGGACTGGAGGATGGGGGCAGAATGGTTCGAATACCTGCTG GTGGATTACGATGTTTGTAGCAATTACGGCAACTGGTTATACATCGCTGGTATTGGCAACGACCCACGGGACAACAGAAAGTTTAACATGATTAAACAAGGCCTGGATTACGATGGCAGT GGGGATTACGTCCGGCTGTGGGTCCCAGAACTACAGGGCATAAagggagcagatatccacaccCCTTGGGCACTGAACAGTGCTGCTCTCTCCCAAGCAGGAGTAACTCTAGGTGAGACCTACCCACAGCCAGTTGTGACAGCTCCAGAGTGGAGCCGATATATCAACCAGAGGCCC cagggaagaagTCCCCATCCCCGGGGCAGGAGAGGACCTGCACATGCACCAATGCAGCACAAGGACAGAGGGatagatttttacttttctcgCAAGAAAGATATATCATGA